TTGCATCGGCCCCCCCACCGGCAGCAGCGTCGGCTTGCGCGGCCTTGTTTGATTCGTGGGCCGAAGTTGAGGGCGCTTGAGAGTAAGCGCCCCTACCGGGAGATTCCGCGGAACGGATGGGCGATTTACTCCGTCGGTTTGCCGATGCCGGAGGCTTTGAAGCCGATCTTCCGGAGCGCGGCGAGGTCGAGGATGTTGCGGCCGTCGAAGATGAACGCGGGCTTCGGCATCGATGCGTAGATCTTCGCGTAGTCGAGTTTCTTGAACTCGTCCCACTCGGTCACGATCGCGATGGCGTGCGCGCCGGCACAGGCTTCGTAGGCCGATTGCGCGATGCTGAGGCGCGCGTCGGACCCGCTCTTGCCGAGCACGTCGGCCACGATCTCGTCGGACGGGACCTTGGGATCGTAGACGCACACCTTGGCGTGCTCGGCGAGCAGGTCGCGGCAGACGTTGATCGCGGCGGTCTCGCGCGTGTCGTTGGTGTCCTTCTTGAAGGCGAAACCGAGCACGGCGATTTTCTTGTCGGCGACGGTGTTGAAGAGCTCCTTCACGATGCGGGCGGCGAAGCGCTTCTTCTGCCAATCGTTGATGCCGACCACGTTCGTCCAATAAGCGGCGACCTCGGGGAGGCCGAAGGACTCGCAGAGGTAGGTCAGGTTCAGGATGTCCTTCTGGAAGCACGAGCCGCCGAAGCCGACCGAGGCCTTGAGGAATTTCGGGCCGATGCGGCTGTCCTTGCCGATGGCGTTGGCGACTTCGTCGACGTCGGCGCCGGTGGCTTCGCAGAGGGCGGAGATGGAGTTGATCGAGGAGATGCGCTGCGCGAGGAAGGCATTGGCGACGAGCTTCGAGAGCTCCGACGACCACAGGTTGGTCGTGATGATGCGCTCGCGCGGCACCCAGCGGGCGTAGACGGAGACGAGCGACTCCACGGCCTTGTCGCCCTCGGGCGTGCGCTCGCCGCCGATGAGCACGCGATCCGGCAAAATGAGGTCCTGCACGGCGGTGCCTTCCGCGAGAAACTCGGGATTCGAGAGCACCTGCGCCTGCAGGCCGGAGCCGTTCGACGCGAGGATCGAGCGGATGGTGTCGGCGGTTTTGACCGGAATCGTGGATTTCTCGACGATGATCTTCGAACCGGTGGCGTGTTGCGCGATCGTCCGGGCGACGGACTCGATGTAACGCAGGTCGGCGGCGCGACCGGCGCCGACGCCGTAGGTCTTCGTCGGCGTGTTGACGGCGACGAAGATGATGTCGGCCGACTTGATGTTGCCGGCGACATCGGTGGTGAAATGGAGGTTCTTCCCGCGGGCCTGCCGCACGACTTCGTCGAGGCCGGGCTCGTAGATCGGCAGCTTGTCGCTGTTCCACGCGGCGATGCGCGCGGCGTTCATGTCGACGACGTTGACCTGAATGTCCGGGCACTTGAGCGCGATCATGGCCATGGTCGGCCCGCCAACGTAACCCGCACCGATACAGCAGATTTTCATAGGGGAAAGAGGCAGGTTGGCTGCCGCACCGCGCAAATCCAAGGACGATTTTCCCGGGCCACCCGCCTCCCCCAAGGCCGGCCAACGGCGCGCCGCCGCCGCGGCTGGCATTGAAAGGATGCGGGAGCTTCCGGCTCCCAGGTTCGGCATCGGAAGGCAACGGGAGCTGGGAGCTCCCGCTCCGCTCGTCGCGACGGGCGCAAAAAAGCCGAGGCACGATGGCCTCGGCTTCGGTGAAGGCGGCGCAGGAGCGCCCGCGCGCTCAGGCGGGCGTCGGCGCAGGAGCCGGCGCTCCCGAAGTATCGGACGCGGCGGCAGTGCCGGAAGGTTTCGCAGCCGCACCGTCGCGCGGAGCGGGCTTGCTGGAAACG
This window of the Candidatus Didemnitutus sp. genome carries:
- a CDS encoding UDP-glucose 6-dehydrogenase, translated to MKICCIGAGYVGGPTMAMIALKCPDIQVNVVDMNAARIAAWNSDKLPIYEPGLDEVVRQARGKNLHFTTDVAGNIKSADIIFVAVNTPTKTYGVGAGRAADLRYIESVARTIAQHATGSKIIVEKSTIPVKTADTIRSILASNGSGLQAQVLSNPEFLAEGTAVQDLILPDRVLIGGERTPEGDKAVESLVSVYARWVPRERIITTNLWSSELSKLVANAFLAQRISSINSISALCEATGADVDEVANAIGKDSRIGPKFLKASVGFGGSCFQKDILNLTYLCESFGLPEVAAYWTNVVGINDWQKKRFAARIVKELFNTVADKKIAVLGFAFKKDTNDTRETAAINVCRDLLAEHAKVCVYDPKVPSDEIVADVLGKSGSDARLSIAQSAYEACAGAHAIAIVTEWDEFKKLDYAKIYASMPKPAFIFDGRNILDLAALRKIGFKASGIGKPTE